Proteins found in one Cellulomonas palmilytica genomic segment:
- a CDS encoding LysR family transcriptional regulator produces the protein MDVRALLTLRAVGTQGGVTAAARVLHLTPSAVSQQVAQLERSMGVALTERVGRGVRLTVAGRALADAAVDVAVALERAEAAVDRLRAHPVGTVRVSAFASGAQLLLPGLLARVAALPGVVVECSEGDVEQDAFVALTDEIDVVLAHRGDDAPGWGPGVVARHLLREPLDVALAPTHPLAGRAALEPHDLADEDWVAVRAGFPVARVLDAVGARAGVTPRVRHRINDFHVAAALVGAGHGVCLLPRYTFGTDPRVRLVPLAGVRAARHIEALARPDRAERLVVQRVLAELEALAASLTAPAGPTAPAAR, from the coding sequence GTGTCGCAGCAGGTCGCGCAGCTCGAGCGCAGCATGGGGGTCGCGCTCACCGAGCGCGTCGGGCGCGGGGTGCGGCTCACCGTCGCGGGGCGTGCGCTCGCCGACGCGGCGGTCGACGTCGCCGTCGCGCTCGAGCGCGCGGAGGCCGCCGTCGACCGGCTGCGCGCGCACCCGGTCGGGACCGTGCGCGTGAGCGCGTTCGCGAGCGGCGCGCAGCTGCTGCTGCCCGGGCTCCTCGCGCGCGTCGCCGCGCTGCCCGGCGTCGTCGTCGAGTGCTCCGAGGGCGACGTCGAGCAGGACGCGTTCGTCGCGCTCACCGACGAGATCGACGTGGTCCTCGCGCACCGCGGCGACGACGCCCCGGGCTGGGGCCCCGGCGTGGTGGCGCGGCACCTGCTGCGCGAGCCGCTCGACGTCGCGCTGGCGCCCACGCACCCGCTCGCGGGCCGGGCCGCGCTCGAGCCGCACGACCTCGCCGACGAGGACTGGGTCGCGGTGCGCGCGGGGTTCCCCGTCGCGCGCGTGCTCGACGCGGTCGGTGCCCGGGCGGGCGTCACGCCGCGCGTGCGGCACCGGATCAACGACTTCCACGTCGCGGCCGCGCTCGTCGGCGCCGGGCACGGTGTGTGCCTGCTGCCGCGCTACACGTTCGGCACCGACCCGCGCGTGCGGCTGGTCCCGCTGGCGGGGGTGCGCGCGGCGCGGCACATCGAGGCGCTGGCGCGTCCGGACCGGGCCGAGCGGCTCGTCGTCCAGCGCGTGCTGGCCGAGCTCGAGGCGCTCGCCGCGAGCCTCACGGCCCCCGCGGGTCCCACGGCCCCCGCAGCGCGCTGA
- a CDS encoding NADP-dependent oxidoreductase: MHTTTAVAAFSYGGPESLRLIDVDAGEPGPGEVLLDVRAAAVNPIDWKVYSGRMGADPDRLPLRLGAEVAGVVAAVGPNVRWLAVGDEVIAWPVRGGYARRLVVPELATVRKPRALDWAPAAALLVAGTTAVHALTATRTGHGDVVLVHGGSGSVGRMIVQLAELRGARVVATASPASHDDLRSLGAVTVTYGATDEGSLVDRVRAATAELGPVTVAIDAVGSDEALDTSVELVEDRTRIATIAGFARAPELGIQLLGGGPGADPGTEIREAARAQLVELATDGTLDVHVTRTYALEDVAQAHADSRAGHARGKLVLIP; encoded by the coding sequence GTGCACACGACCACTGCCGTCGCCGCGTTCTCCTACGGCGGCCCCGAGTCCCTCCGCCTGATCGACGTCGACGCCGGCGAGCCCGGACCCGGTGAGGTCCTGCTCGACGTGCGCGCCGCGGCGGTCAACCCGATCGACTGGAAGGTCTACTCCGGGCGCATGGGCGCGGACCCGGACCGCCTGCCCCTGCGGCTCGGCGCGGAGGTCGCGGGCGTCGTCGCCGCGGTGGGACCCAACGTGCGCTGGCTCGCGGTCGGCGACGAGGTCATCGCCTGGCCCGTGCGCGGCGGGTACGCGCGCCGGCTCGTCGTCCCCGAGCTCGCGACCGTCCGCAAGCCGCGCGCGCTCGACTGGGCGCCCGCCGCCGCGCTGCTCGTCGCGGGCACCACGGCGGTGCACGCGCTCACCGCGACGCGCACGGGCCACGGCGACGTGGTGCTCGTGCACGGTGGCTCCGGGTCGGTGGGGCGCATGATCGTGCAGCTCGCGGAGCTGCGCGGCGCGCGCGTCGTCGCGACCGCGTCCCCCGCGAGCCACGACGACCTGCGCTCCCTCGGCGCCGTCACCGTCACCTACGGCGCCACCGACGAGGGCTCGCTCGTCGACCGGGTGCGCGCCGCGACCGCCGAGCTCGGTCCGGTGACGGTCGCGATCGACGCGGTCGGGTCCGACGAGGCGCTGGACACGTCGGTCGAGCTCGTCGAGGACCGCACGCGCATCGCGACCATCGCGGGCTTCGCGCGCGCGCCCGAGCTCGGCATCCAGCTGCTCGGCGGTGGGCCGGGCGCGGACCCCGGCACCGAGATCCGCGAGGCGGCGCGCGCCCAGCTCGTCGAGCTCGCGACGGACGGCACGCTGGACGTGCACGTCACCCGCACGTACGCGCTCGAGGACGTCGCGCAGGCGCACGCCGACTCCCGCGCGGGCCACGCGCGCGGCAAGCTCGTCCTCATCCCCTGA